A stretch of DNA from Tigriopus californicus strain San Diego chromosome 11, Tcal_SD_v2.1, whole genome shotgun sequence:
GCGATTTCATTCCCCTTTGTGAAGCGATCCTTCTTTGTACTATGTATCGCAATTGGACGCTGAGAACTTTCAAATAACgatatttgtcaaaactatCCAACAGATACCCTAAAGCCAAATGCCCTCTCGAGCCTGGTCACAATTTACTTATTGTTCCATGCGATGATGCCTTCCTGCCTTTGTGCTGTTGACATCGGCCAGGGAATCGTTTCCAAGCAACGTGAATGACTCAACACCAAAACTCACCGCAAACAGGAACAACGTGCCTCGAAGAGCAGCAAGGTGTGGATGAAGTGAAGCCTAAACAGTTAGTCTTGAACGAATAGGCCCCAACAAGAACCACAAATTCGAGGGCAAAAAGTTCACGACCTTGAGATGAAGATGAACTTATCAGCATTAGCCGACACCAAGCATATATGTACGtgcatacgtacatacagttCGCAAAGTAGGCAGTACTGAGAAGGAAAGAACGGAATTCCATGCTGCTATCCAATCATCCTTCTATCCATCAGTTCAACAATCAGCACGAGCCAGACGTGCCAATAAAAATGGGACGAACGCAAGTTGTGATTCAAGCATTTTTGTGCATGCGTTTTCATGACTGCACGGAATTGATGGAGAGGATATTGTACAAAAACGAATAGAACTCTGAAGGCTGCCTGGATTGTGATAGAACTTCGCAACGTATTTGAATCCATAGCcagccaacgaatttgaagcGCTTTATTTGGCACAATAGGATACCAAATTTTGGCAACTAGACAATAAGTAATTTAAATAGTTGACAGGCAACACCGCGCCTTCTTCTGTTTAATgtaagaaagatgaaacaaacGACCATTCCAACATTATTTGGTATGTGGCGTTCATTCGATCAAATCAAGTCGTAAATTTTATAATCACCACCAATCATGTGGTAAATGGTCGAATGACCACTAATCGACGGAAGGCCTTTCTGCTTTATTCGTCAAGTAATAACTAAATATCATTGTTCCTACTCGATTTTTTTCAGTCCATGtcgaattgaaaattggagGAAATGTTATGTACGCTCTGAATACCGAGTACATAGGAATAGCATACCAAGTACTTgagtatggggacgtttaggcaagctctggcaggttcgtttgtttgctggtaccagtgtcagtgatgcaattttttggcttcaaacacgtttttgagaagctgacccttctttcgaATTTCTAtgtgaggaaaggtcagcttcgtttaaaactagtttgaaacgccaattatttatcactggcattggcaggcaagtttgtttgctggtaccagcggttgcctaaatgtccgaatcatagaaaaccataactagaatgcttaagttcaacaggagctgtaccgcatgagcatgttttcaggtcagctgacgctggtggaaatgggacaacgatatttcgttaaatcttgcttcaggcaagttgaattattatcatgaaacgtttgttattcctctttaatcttaatatcttttgaatcttacacatatacaggtagaaagagtggtagaataataaaaaaacatgctttttagggcataatacacgtacatgtcaaaaaaaaagatttggacattagtagagcaaatcatctactctattgattgcccttgtttagcaacgcatctcgaaagtgtaacaaaatgtatccgaaattacaacgcaatgatgaggcattcggaatttcgtttcaatctcccaacaatgtgcttgaatgtgggcgacatgattgcgcctatacgtaaacaaggtaatcccgacacctctggaggtcagcctgaacccaggcttgttccttgcgtttcagttaagtgtttccaccacatggatgaaaactttaacttgagccccattttaacctcttcaaaatttcgttcttaaaaatgtggtcgaacaacttactcaaacccgttttatgaagcgtgctggacgagagaaattgcttgacaaggagtcttattaggggtttctactctgaatttggacgagccgtcaacgattcaaatttgcaccctagttgtcctaagtagcttgactacgaatgaaacattttttccaccagcgacagctgagacgaaaacatgcgatcgcagcgcccttgatcgatctatatatgaagttatctatggtccGAATACGTATTTGGCGTCTAGAGTGTCCAAAAATTTTTTGCTGGTTCCAAAACTTACAACATGACACCAAGTTTTACTCCTATGCTCATATTCTCAAAATATCTAAGTATGCGTAGTCACCAACCATACTAAGAACATATTTTATGCACATTTCTTTGCGAAACTGAGTTGAGAACAAACCAAGTGTAAAGATGCTCTGTGCTACTCATGTTGATTTCTGACTTCTGAAATCTCTCAACAAAAGCTTGTCCAAAAAGGCAGAGTTTTCAAACTTTGGTCGATTGAGAAAGTTGTCGGGGTAATTAGTCAGTGAAATGACCAACAAATCCGTTGATTTGTATGTTGAAGCAACATTTTTTAGAGGACAAAATAGGCAAAATTAATTTccaagcaaagaaaaatatattgagTTTTGCTATGTCACGTTCAAAACGAGACAGCCCTTTACATATAGATTTGGTTGTTTGGCCAAATGGCAGTATTCCAGTCCAAATAATGCTCAGTAACATTGGGTTTGGGCTAAAACTTCTTAGAAAATTCCTCTTTAATTTTTCCTACTGGCAAATCCCCAGATGATTCTAGCTTGAGTAGCAACGGGGAGAGGACGTAGCATAGTGGTTAGCACAgtttctcaaaatgaaaggcgTTCCCAGTTCGATTCTTCTCCCCGACTTTTGTTTCAAGGAACCTTCTAGACTCTAATTACACCCAACGACAGAGCACCAATCTAATAAGGGATACGTTCATAGACAAGATGGGGTTCCagttttaaaagaaaagtggTCGGTAGATCGTTCAATGTCGACaagaaaacaaacattttaccAAAGATGTCGGAGACTTGAACACGTGTTGACAGTATTTTGCGTACAATAATGCTAACACAACTTTTTAAGGTTTCGTCTAAACGAAGAATAGCTAGAGAACACTCCTCATTCCCTAGCCAAAAAGAGACACCTAATAGCTATTTTTATCCTGATTCTAAGACCGGGGAAAAGGTTTGGCACACCTTATGTTTAAAGTAATCAACAAAATGTGGTTCAATTTATGACCAACTTATGACTACCctatagatattttttttaaattccaaaTGCTGCACTTTTTCCGATCATACCAACTACCACAATGCGACTGAACAAAAATGCCTTGAGATCAGCCGGAAGTATACGTACTGATATGGAATATTTTGACAAAGGTAATTGTCAACAAACCGTAATAAAGGGAGCGTAATTCATGAAAGGTTGTACGCATAGTCTTACTGACTTGATTTGAGCAATTGAGCAAACGCAATCACATTTGATCGGTTGGGTTGCACCCAAAGCACCTTGAGGCCAAAATGCATGTGCAAAATTGAATGTTACAATCACTCAATAAGCCTATATTTAtagtcatgaaaaaaaattaggaTTAGCAAGAATATAACAATTCAAAGTTCATAGTTAGTGAGAGCCTCTAGGCCACTCAAGGTGTTTGTAATAGAGAATATACATTATGAGTCATTTATTGAAGGTATTAGACATACCGCAACGTGCTTCTGCATTTGTCTctatttttgcacatttctGTCGTTCACCAAATCATCAAAGAACGAGAccatttcaattcttttttttttgagtagAAGGTGAAGCTTAAATCGATGTATCGGgcacaaatttgcaaaaaaaaaaaaaaaaaaaagatccataTTTCTATCGTACATGCAAACTTTGGTTAGTCAATCCATTTGAAGAACAACCATTACCCATTGATAGATAAAACGATAACTTAACTCTGCTTACTANNNNNNNNNNNNNNNNNNNNNNNNNNNNNNNNNNNNNNNNNNNNNNNNNNNCCCTTCTTTCGAATTTCTAtgtgaggaaaggtcagcttcgtttaaaactagtttgaaacgccaattatttatcactggcattggcaggcaagtttgtttgctggtaccagcggttgcctaaatgtccgaatacgtATTTGGCGTCTAGAGTGTCCAAAAATTTTTTGCTGGTTCCAAAACTTACAACATGACACCAAGTTTTACTCCTATGCTCATATTCTCAAAATATCTAAGTATGTGTAGTCACCAACCATACTAAGAACATATTTTATGCACATTTCTTTGCGAAACTGAGTTGAGAACAAACCAAGTGTAAAGATGCTCTGTGCTACTCATGTTGATTTCTGACTTCTGAAATCTCTCAACAAAAGCTTGTCCAAAAAGGCAGAGTTTTCAAACTTTGGTCGATTGAGAAAGTTGTCGGGGTAATTAGTCAGTGAAATGACCAACAAATCCGTTGATTTGTATGTTGAAGCAACATTTTTTAGAGGACAAAATAGGCAAAATTAATTTccaagcaaagaaaaatatattgagTTTTGCTATGTCACGTTCAAAACGAGACAGCCCTTTACATATAGATTTGGTTGTTTGGCCAAATGGCAGTATTTCCAGTCCAAATAATGCTCAGTAACATTGGGTTTGGGCTAAAACTTCTTAGAAAATTCCTCTTTAATTTTTCCTACTGGCAAATCCCCAGATGATTCTAGCTTGAGTAGCAACGGGGAGAGGACGTAGCATAGTGGTTAGCACAgtttctcaaaatgaaaggcgTTCCCAGTTCGATTCTTCTCCCCGACTTTGTTTTCAAGGAACCTTCTAGACTCTAATTACACCCAACGACAGAGCACCAATCTAATAAGGGATACGTTCATAGACAAGATGGGGTTCCagttttaaaagaaaagtggTCGGTAGATCGTTCAATGTCGACaagaaaacaaacattttaccAAAGATGTCGGAGACTTGAACACGTGTTGACAGTATTTTGCGTACAATAATGCTAACACAACTTTTTAAGGTTTCGTCTAAACGAAGAATAGCTAGAGAACACTCCTCATTCCCTAGCCAAAAAGAGACACCTAATAGCTATTTTTATCCTGATTCTAAGACCGGGGAAAAGGTTTGGCACACCTTATGTTTAAAGTAATCAACAAAATGTGGTTCAATTTATGACCAACTTATGACTACCctatagatattttttttaaattccaaaTGCTGCACTTTTTCCGATCATACCAACTACCACAATGCGACTGAACAAAAATGCCTTGAGATCAGCCGGAAGTATACGTACTGATATGGAATATTTTGACAAAGGTAATTGTCAACAAACCGTAATAAAGGGAGCGTAATTCATGAAAGGTTGTACGCATAGTCTTACTGACTTGATTTGAGCAATTGAGCAAACGCAATCACATTTGATCGGTTGGGTTGCACCCAAAGCACCTTGAGGCCAAAATGCATGTGCAAAATTGAATGTTACAATCACTCAATAAGCCTATATTTTAtagtcatgaaaaaaaattaggaTTAGCAAGAAACGTTAACAATTCAAAGTTCATAGTTAGTGAGAGCCTCTAGGCCACTCAAGGTGTTTGTAATAGAGAATATACATTATGAGTCATTTATTGAAGGTATTAGACATACCGCAACGTGCTTCTGCATTGTCTctattttttgcacatttctGTCGTTCACCAAATCATCAAAGAACGAGAccatttcaattcttttttttttgagtagAAGGTGAAGCTTAAATCGATGTATCGGgcacaaatttgcaaaaaaaaaaaaaaaaaaaaagatccataTTTCTATCGTACATGCAAACTTTGGTTAGTCAATCCATTTGAAGAACAACCATTACCCATTGATAGATAAAACGATAACTTAACTCTGCTTACTAGTAAAAACGCGCCTATACGCGTCTTTATTGCTTTAGCtagttgaaatttgaatttgaattgaaattatgATCAGTGAATTTAAGTAGAGCCGCCAtaagtttctttttgctttgttgaAGTGTGCGGTATGggatacattttgaaatagagtaAATTACTTAGTTTTATCCCTTTTATCTTTTCCATATTGTGATGTGTACGTTTTGAGggatatttgaaaaaataaaatgtgcaaacaaaaacaaaactaaatTTTAGGAGTGCCTGACTACCTTGCCATGACATACTTGTAGATAACGTCTGTTTTTTGGAATCACATCAGCACTTTTCTGTTAATCTGGCAAATTCCAAACCTGACAaccattgaaagaaatattttagAATATCATCTGATCGGAGCGTACTCTAAACTACACTTCTTAGAAGCTGAGCAATGGTTCAGTAAAAACTCTTTGAAATATTCTCTATAGGATCAGCAGTAACTATCAAACCTTTTAAGATGTGGAGAGgagcttatttttttcaaaaatgcattttccgCCAAGAGCAATCAAGAGAGAAACCTAGGCAAATAAATATTTGCTCTCTTCTATAAAACCATACCAAAAAGTGAATGTCTTCTAAACTGAAATATGATTAATACAATATGATGGTAAATAAactaacttttttaaattttggtgggcttttttgctgatttttacaaccagttttttttacttttttagagACAATGATTCGACCACTGTAAATCGATCTTACCTTGTTTTACttgaataacttttttgaaatacgTCGAAGGGAGGACCCCCCGCTCATCATTTCCCGGACAAAGAATTACACCGTTGGCCGATTCGAAAAACTCAAACCCATCTGAAAGAATCGAGGAAATCTATCATGATGTCCTGGATTTAGAATTCTACTCAATCAAACCTTGAAGGGCCCGATTCAAGTCCACATAAATATGCACGTCGCAGTTCTTCCGCATACCCGAAATGACGGAGGTACCATCTGGAAGGCCCGGTGCAAAGTGGATATGATTTCGTCGCATGCGACTTAATCCACCTGCTGCTTGGATTAGCGGCCATGCCTTCATATAAGTTCCATGGATTACCACAGGGAACAAAGTTGCATCCTTGATTGCCTTCAAATCCGGACTGATGTGCTATAGAAAACGCGTCGGGTGACATTAATGGCAAATTTCACTCATTACTACCTAATTGCTACCCAGTTGTATCTGCAAAGACATTTTCGTATTGTGATAGGATCAGTActaaaataacttttttataAGAACAGGCATCTCACTaatttttgggtcaattgtagcgaccgTCGAGGCTAAATGTGCGTttcgagagcaccttcaatcCCGCGAGAATCTAGGccagttcgaacaatgaagtccacttctcttctctttcgggctccttcattgtttaatttgcttccctctaatatttgtagagAGTAAGTACATATTGTTAATCTGgaagcatttttcaagtcaaattgggacaaaatttttGATCAGCATTGCAGATCTATGCtacatttaaggactagctcgcTCAACCAACTCAAGTTTGttgttggtagatcaaatatcgtATAAATTTTAACTGATAGCAAGTAAACGAATAGGGGtctagaaaatattttttttcgcgttttttttttttataagaaaataatatttcagcttttttgaaatttatgtaACATTTCAGTAGAAATATATGGATATCACCTGGCTCAGGGACTTTAAAGAGCCATTAAACGGGTAAATTACCtatgaacatcaaattgatcaaaaacaatcaaattgcgtttcaaatcagtgaaatattgcgtaaaactggctcaaaacccgcatagatagaaaaccaacaagaatcattttattaatttatAAGGAACTttcactgacaaaatatatcagaaatgtatgaaataggcaATAAGAGTATATGTACATAAAttttaacatattagaatatctaggatggacaattgataattttgtcttaatccacacatttgacaaattaACATAGGCATTAGTGAAAATGGAGGAGTTTtcttttagtagagtttaaGTTTCTATATATTaggaagtttacataaaaTGCAGGCATTActtaaggggcacagagtaataccaaagttcAGTGCActatatttcaatttgaacttagaACTCCaataaacttgttttttttgcaaaagcatccaaaatagcGAAATAAATCAGGTGTTATATCtcttaagatatattattccatAATTatgaagcattcaaatgagtttaaagaacaatatgtagctcagagctacaatgTCTGCTTTTGAATTGAGGGCCATTTCCAGAGTGAGAATCAAAGTTTCGTAACAAGctcaccaaattacttgaaatttggtcaatatgtttctgcgaaaattttctttaaataatattatttgcaaaaaaatattgactgattgtgttaAGAGCAAactcttgctttatcaagaaaacctaattagcacttctCATGTTTGAAGCCactttaagtatatttacacgCCTGGTTCGAAGCACAtgccatcaatggttacaaaaatgatattaatcACTTAATTTCTTCAATAGTTATGCCaacaattgacattcaaaaatttcagctaCAGAAGCTTAAGCCTAACTTGGCgtgaaaggtttggtgatcacaaaaagtaacgctccttgctttagtgtccttggctgGCTCAACGCAACAATTGTCGTTATCTCCTCCATGCTAAGCCTAAGACCgctgatttttcacaaatggTCAATTTTAGTTGAGGTTAGCAAGGAATTATTGTCCGAAAAAGCAAAATAGCAATGAAATGTTGCACAAGTAAAGAGCAAGTGTTTCTGCCAATTCATGGGCCATTAAGCGAGCAAGTTTTGGTCTTTTAATTGTAGTACTGCATATAAGAGGGTAAACACATGTGCATGAACTTTTGCTATCTTTTTCAACACATTTATATTCTATACATCTATACATAAATCCGCAACATTTCACGGTTGTATATTCTAAGCTAAGCCGCAAACTAGTGGTATGTATAGTTTCCAGCAGGTCCATTGATGACAATTTGTAAATTATTTCAAGATTGGCATTAGTggagcaaaaaagcaaaaaatgggtttatttttgtttgaggTTACAAGGGACCAGTGATGGTCATCAATGATTTAAAAGTTAATTGTCTCAATTATTacttcaaaattatcatttttaacTCTTTCGTCATTACTTTTGATTAATGTATACTCCCATTTGAACATACATGTGAACTCATATAAACAAAGACGGATAGATATgagattttgatgcttttacAGGTATGTTTGAAATATAAtgtaatattttgcatttttgagtgaaaaaagATAACATTTGGGgacattttgacattgaaaaattgataTTGCCCAagaggatcaaatattttctcgacccctttaaacgaattataatcttttatttcaaTAGTACAGGGGATTAGaatccctgtagcggttagaaaagcccgtgaaaaaacaaacaaacaaacaaatttagCTTCGTACCCAAATTCATTAGAtctgatattttgatattgatggcGTTGGGAAAGGACATTTTTGCGTCAGAATCCCGTTCGAAATGACAAGACATGCTCATTTgatctgaatatttttttaaagctcttttTCGAGGCAAAAATGTCAACCACCCGACCCCAAAACTCCGGACGCTATTGTGGGCCAAAAGTCcgattcaattttcatcaactAGTTCCATTGTAACTTTGCTACATTATGGTAGGACATAAAGAAAAAGTACTTGACGTTTTTACAATCTACCTCTATGGTGTGACCTTGATTTGCCCGGATTTGAAGGGCTCCAGTATGGGGATCTGTGCGCAGAGCGAACCGTTGCTTATCGTTGAGTCGGACCACATCTTGGACTTGAGACACCGTGTACTGACGAAACTTGGGCAGCCTTAGAACGGAGTCGACATCGACAAATCCTTCAGGGGAACAAGTCAGACCTTGGCTCAGGAGGTTATGTCGAAGCAGCCAAGACAAGGCTTTTGATAATTGAGTATTGTGCTTTTCAAACGACATGATCAACTTTGGCCACTGGGAAGTCAAACTGAACAGGGAAACAAATGGACGAGTATTTTGAAATGTGCAGATGGCTTAGTCTTCCATGGACCCAGGATTCTATGGACTGGGAATAGAGCAACGTGGTGTAATCTTGGCTATGTGGGGAAAGCCCTCCCAGAGCCCAGTTTATTTACGTCCCAACAGAGCTCAAAAGATAAAGTAGTGTCAATACTTAGATCGACTCAGGTAATCGTGAGTGAGCACATGGGCGTTAGTCATCAATGTGAGTCTGTCTGTGTTTCTTGATAGGAGATATGAGTTGATCCGATGGTTGAAGTCAAGTAACTCCGAAGCTTTGTTATTGTTAGAGCAAAGGTCCGTGCGGTACTTTCCTTAACCGAACCACGCAACCTGATAAACTTATCGCTCTCAATCTCTATTTGATGCGTTTAAAGTTGGTGACTCAGATATTCATCACATCTGatcaagttttgttttttgatgtCATAAAGTGAGAGTTATGGCCATGGTTAAGGTGGTCAGATATACACATTTGTAGCGCCAATAGCGATGGGTATCGAGTTTGTAGGTATGAGTCTTGGTCACTAGTTCAGttttaaacaaaatatatgGATGTCGGACCACTGACCGTTGGTTTGGCGATAAAGTACCATTAATAGCAAAAAATTACCATGCCACTGGTTAGTCTAACGTTTAATTCATAGACATACAGATATGTCTCAATGAGTCGtctcaaaatgtaattttaGTATCTTGCGCTGATCGCCCCGCACACGCCCCGTGATTGGAAGTGAATGGAATCCCattatttccaaatttctCTTATATTGTTGGGTTCTTTTCTCGCACTATGTTATGTTTGATAAGGAAAAAGATTCTGAAATTCAAACAGGGCTAATTACCCCGGTACCAAGAGC
This window harbors:
- the LOC131889805 gene encoding tRNA 2'-phosphotransferase 1-like isoform X2 — protein: MSFEKHNTQLSKALSWLLRHNLLSQGLTCSPEGFVDVDSVLRLPKFRQYTVSQVQDVVRLNDKQRFALRTDPHTGALQIRANQGHTIEHISPDLKAIKDATLFPVVIHGTYMKAWPLIQAAGGLSRMRRNHIHFAPGLPDGTSVISGMRKNCDVHIYVDLNRALQDGFEFFESANGVILCPGNDERGVLPSTYFKKVIQVKQGKEYELELN